The following are encoded in a window of Bos indicus isolate NIAB-ARS_2022 breed Sahiwal x Tharparkar chromosome 21, NIAB-ARS_B.indTharparkar_mat_pri_1.0, whole genome shotgun sequence genomic DNA:
- the DIO3 gene encoding thyroxine 5-deiodinase produces the protein MSRQAAPRWVVGEGRGTLGGAATMLRSLLLHSLRLCSQTASCLVLFPRFLGTAFMLWLLDFLCIRKHLLGRRRRGQPEIEVELNSDGEEVPPDDPPVCVSDDNRLCTLASLRAVWHGQKLDFFKQAHEGGPAPNSEVVLPDGFQNQHILDYARGNRPLVLNFGSCTUPPFMARMSAFQRLVTKYQRDVDFLIIYIEEAHPSDGWVTTDSPYSIPQHRSLEDRVSAARVLQQGAPECALVLDTMTNSSSSAYGAYFERLYIIQSGTIMYQGGRGPDGYQVSEVRTWLERYDEQLHGPQPRRV, from the coding sequence ATGTCTCGCCAGGCTGCCCCGCGGTGGGTGGTGGGGGAAGGTAGGGGGACTTTGGGGGGCGCCGCCACCATGCTGCGCTCCCTGCTGCTTCACTCCCTGAGGCTCTGCTCCCAGACGGCCTCGTGCCTCGTGCTCTTCCCGCGCTTCCTGGGCACGGCCTTCATGCTCTGGCTGCTAGACTTCCTGTGCATCCGTAAGCATTTACTGGGCCGTCGACGCCGGGGTCAGCCGGAAATCGAAGTGGAGCTCAACAGCGATGGCGAGGAGGTGCCCCCCGACGACCCGCCTGTCTGCGTGTCCGACGACAACCGCCTGTGCACCTTGGCGTCGCTGAGGGCCGTCTGGCACGGCCAGAAGTTGGATTTCTTCAAGCAGGCGCATGAAGGCGGGCCGGCGCCCAACTCTGAGGTGGTCCTGCCCGACGGCTTCCAGAACCAGCACATCCTCGACTACGCCCGAGGAAACCGTCCGCTGGTGCTCAACTTCGGCAGCTGCACCTGACCACCGTTCATGGCGCGCATGAGCGCCTTCCAGCGCCTGGTCACCAAGTATCAGCGCGACGTCGACTTCCTCATCATCTACATCGAGGAAGCTCACCCTTCCGACGGCTGGGTCACCACAGACTCTCCCTACAGCATCCCGCAGCACCGAAGCCTGGAGGACCGGGTCAGCGCCGCGCGCGTACTGCAGCAAGGGGCTCCAGAATGCGCTCTCGTGCTCGACACGATGACCAACTCCAGCAGCTCGGCCTACGGTGCCTACTTCGAGCGCCTCTACATCATCCAGAGTGGCACCATTATGTACCAGGGCGGCCGCGGCCCCGACGGCTACCAGGTCTCCGAGGTGCGCACCTGGCTGGAGCGCTATGATGAGCAGCTGCACGGCCCACAGCCCCGTCGAGTGTAA